GCAGCATTCGGCCTGGACAAGCTCGACAAAGAAGCCTTCATCGTCATCTGGACGACGACGGCCTGGACGATTCCTGCCAACCAGGCGCTCAACGTCAACCCCGATCTGGAATACAGCCTGGTGGAGACCGAGCGCGGCCTGCTGATCGTGGCCTCCGCCCTGGTCGAGAAATGCCTGGCCCGCTGGAAGCTGGAGGGCCGCGTGCTCGCCACCGCCAAGGGCGAAAAGCTCGACCACATGCCCTTCAAGCACCCGCTGGCCCATGTGGACAAGGGCTTTGACCGCATCTCGCCCGTGTACCTGGCCGAGTACGCCACCGCCGACGACGGCACCGGCATCGTGCACTCGGCCCCTGCCTATGGCGTGGATGACTTCAACAGCTGCATGTCCAACGGCATGGACTACAAGCAGATCCTGAACCCCGTGCAGGGCAACGGCGTGTACGCGGCCGACCTGCCCCTGTTCGGCGGCCAGCATATCTGGAAGGCCGTGCCCGTCATCCTCGACGCCCTGAAGGTCGCGGGCCGCCTGATGGACACCACCACCATCAGCCACAGCTATCCGCACTGCTGGCGCCACAAGACGCCCGTCATCTACCGCGCGGCCGCCCAGTGGTTCATCCGCATGGACGAAGGCGAAGGCGTGTTCACCGATCCCGCGCAAAAGCCCGAGAAGACCCTGCGCCAGATCGCGCTGGACGCCATCGAGCAGACCAACTTCTACCCGCAAAACGGTCAGGACCGCCTGCGCGCCATGATCGCCGGCCGTCCCGACTGGTGCATCTCGCGTCAGCGCAGCTGGGGCGTGCCCATCCCCTTCTTCCTGCATGTGGACACGGGCGCCCTGCACCCGCGCACCATGGAGATCATCGACCAGGCGGCAGCCATGATCGAGCAAGGCGGCATCGAGGCCTGGAGCCGCGTGAGCACCGAAGATATCCTGGGTGCAGAGGAAGCCAGGCACTACACCAAGAGCACCGACATTCTGGAAGTCTGGTTCGACTCGGGCTCCACCTTCTGGCATGTGCTGCGCGGCACCCATCCCGAGCACCACCACGACAAGGGCCCCGAGGCCGATCTGTACCTGGAAGGCCACGACCAGCACCGCGGCTGGTTCCACAGCTCGCTGCTGCTGGCCTCGGCCATCTTCGGCCGCGCGCCCTATCGCGGCCTGCTGACCCACGGCTTCACCGTGGACGGCCAGGGCAAGAAGATGTCCAAGTCGCTGGGCAACACCGTGGCCCCGCAGGATGTGTCCAGCAAGATGGGCGCAGAAATCATCCGTCTGTGGGTGGCCTCGACCGACTACTCGGGCGACCTGGGCATCGACGACAAGATCCTGGCCCGCGTGGTGGACGCCTATCGCCGCATCCGCAACACGCTGCGCTTTTTGCTGGCCAACACCAGTGACTTCGATGCGAGCAAGGACTCCGTGGCCTACGGCGAGATGCTGGAGATCGACCAGTTCGCGCTGGCGCGTTCGGCCCAGCTGCAGCAGGAGATCCTGGCCCACTACAAGGTCTACGAGTTCCACCCCGTGGTCGCCAAGCTGCAGCTGTTCTGCTCCGAGGACCTGGGCGGCTTCTACCTGGACGTGCTCAAGGACCGCCTCTACACCAGCGCCCCCAAGAGCCTGGCACGCCGCTCGGCCCAGACCGCGCTCTACCAGATCACCCAGGCGCTGCTGCGCTGGATGTCGCCCTTCCTGTCCTTCACGGCCGAGGAAGCCTGGAAGATCGTGGGCCACAGCGAATCCATCTTCCTGGAAAAGTTCACCGAGCTGCCCGCCGGCGACGAAGGCCTGCTGGCCAAGTGGACGCGCCTGTGCGAGATCCGCAACCTGGTCAACAAGGACATCGAAGTGGTGCGCACCACCGGCGCCGTGGGCTCGTCCCTGCAGGCCGAAGTCACGCTCACGGCCGAGCCCGAGGACCTGGCCCTGCTGCAAAGCCTCAAGGACGATCTGAAGTTCGTCTTCATCACCTCGGCTGCGACTGCCGTGGCCGGCGATGCCCTGAGCACCACCGTGAAGGCCAGCGAGCACGCCAAGTGCGAGCGCTGCTGGCACTACCGTGAAGACGTGGGCGTGAACCCCGAGCACCCCTCGATCTGCGGGCGCTGCGACAGCAATCTGCACGGCACGGGCGAAGTCCGCACCAAGGCTTGAGTCTTAAAAAGTGAGCTACCAGCGTATGCTGGTAGACATTTTCAGCATTAAATCTTGCTGAAATCCTTTCAAATCAAGCGCTAACCGCTATCAAAAAAACCTTAGCAAAGAGCTGCCATGAGCAACACCCAGACCTCCTTCGCAGGCCTTGGCCGTATCTGGCCCTGGCTGCTGTGGGCGCTTGTCATCATCGGCGTGGATCAGATCACCAAGCAGATGATTCTGAGCACCTACCAGTATGGGGACTGGACTCCCATCACCGGCTTCTTCAACATCGTGCGCGCGCACAACACGGGCGCGGCCTTCTCCTTCCTTGCGGGCGGCAGCGGCTGGCAGCGCTGGCTGTTCGTGGCCATCGGCGTGATTGCCACCGTGCTCATCGTCTGGCAACTGCGCAAGCACCCTGGCGAGAAGATGTTCTGCCTGTCGCTGTCCAGCATTCTGGGCGGGGCCATCGGCAATGTGGTGGATCGCCTGCAGCACGGCTATGTGGTGGACTTCCTGGACTTCTACTGGGGCAGCAGCCATTTCCCGGCCTTCAACGTGGCCGACATGGGCATCACCCTGGGCGCCATACTGCTGATCCTGGATGAGGTTTTGCGCGCAAAACGCGCCAAGAACCAGCGCTGATAGGCATCAGCCGCTTTTCATCGGCAAGGCCCGCTGTCTCTTTAGCAGACTGCGGGCCTTGCTCATTGCGCCCCCCTACCGGAGCAGCAAGCCGGCGGCTGCCAAGGCTGCCAGCAGCAGCAAAAGGAAGCCCACCGCAGCGGCACCGGACATGACAGGAATCATGAGCCTACCTTTTTAATAGCATCGAACGCAATACAGATATACAGAAAGCTCGGCCAGCGCTGAAATCACATCCGTAGAAACGATGTTTTAAATAATTCGTTTTTGTTCTATTGTGTTCCTTATTCCGCACTTATTTGTGCGTGAAGAGTGAGTCATCCGGGCAGACCGACCTCACTCAGGGGTATATTAGGTCGCTCCTTCGCGGGCAGAACATGAAGCATTTATTGAATCTTTTAGCAG
This window of the Comamonas testosteroni genome carries:
- the ileS gene encoding isoleucine--tRNA ligase gives rise to the protein MSDSKSNKPEASAYRATLNMPDTPFPMRGDLPKREPAWAKEWDDKGIYKKLRDARSGAPKFILHDGPPYANGKLHIGHAVNKILKDMIVKSRQLEGFDALYAPGWDCHGLPIENAIEKLHGRNLPRDEMQAKSRAFAAEQIDQQMVDFKRLGVLGDWDHPYKTMNYANEAAELRALKKVMERGFVYRGLKPVYWCFDCASSLAEFEIEYADKQSQTLDVMFPAAEPAKLAAAFGLDKLDKEAFIVIWTTTAWTIPANQALNVNPDLEYSLVETERGLLIVASALVEKCLARWKLEGRVLATAKGEKLDHMPFKHPLAHVDKGFDRISPVYLAEYATADDGTGIVHSAPAYGVDDFNSCMSNGMDYKQILNPVQGNGVYAADLPLFGGQHIWKAVPVILDALKVAGRLMDTTTISHSYPHCWRHKTPVIYRAAAQWFIRMDEGEGVFTDPAQKPEKTLRQIALDAIEQTNFYPQNGQDRLRAMIAGRPDWCISRQRSWGVPIPFFLHVDTGALHPRTMEIIDQAAAMIEQGGIEAWSRVSTEDILGAEEARHYTKSTDILEVWFDSGSTFWHVLRGTHPEHHHDKGPEADLYLEGHDQHRGWFHSSLLLASAIFGRAPYRGLLTHGFTVDGQGKKMSKSLGNTVAPQDVSSKMGAEIIRLWVASTDYSGDLGIDDKILARVVDAYRRIRNTLRFLLANTSDFDASKDSVAYGEMLEIDQFALARSAQLQQEILAHYKVYEFHPVVAKLQLFCSEDLGGFYLDVLKDRLYTSAPKSLARRSAQTALYQITQALLRWMSPFLSFTAEEAWKIVGHSESIFLEKFTELPAGDEGLLAKWTRLCEIRNLVNKDIEVVRTTGAVGSSLQAEVTLTAEPEDLALLQSLKDDLKFVFITSAATAVAGDALSTTVKASEHAKCERCWHYREDVGVNPEHPSICGRCDSNLHGTGEVRTKA
- the lspA gene encoding signal peptidase II produces the protein MSNTQTSFAGLGRIWPWLLWALVIIGVDQITKQMILSTYQYGDWTPITGFFNIVRAHNTGAAFSFLAGGSGWQRWLFVAIGVIATVLIVWQLRKHPGEKMFCLSLSSILGGAIGNVVDRLQHGYVVDFLDFYWGSSHFPAFNVADMGITLGAILLILDEVLRAKRAKNQR